In Erigeron canadensis isolate Cc75 chromosome 7, C_canadensis_v1, whole genome shotgun sequence, one DNA window encodes the following:
- the LOC122608401 gene encoding scarecrow-like protein 14, translating to MFLFHTSKQLLKFHILKFFFSVMDTLYVTAMNNYPNSYNHHTVQSPFDQTAQVALLNYNPNDPISEFDQGPCPSTFVDGNGPDIPDNYDSVLKYLDQMLMEEDDLQLKPCMYNECMALQVEAAEKALYDVLVNKQPADIPDCSTGTDSSGDSIVSRVPWFENCSYSPGEVLTTHLQGSNLNYSRKRSPDQEEGRETKITNILNEEFDQPQQYDEDLLLYDHEPRAKKTNESKRGRPRGKKNTNNQEIMVDLRDLLTQCAQAITNANHGSACEVLKKIKEHCTPNGDSTERLAYYFVTAIEARLLGTGPEIYREFNLKQFPAAQILRAHHSFMMACPFHRMTNILANGSIGKLSQGKNKLHIIDFGILYGFQWPCFIKKLSMRPEGPPMLQITGIDLPQPGFRPADRVEETGRRLAKYCKRFNVPFQYNSIAKKWEDITIDDLKLERNEVTVVNSVNRLQNMLDETVIESSPRDTVLQLIREINPDLFVLGVLNGTHNAPFLLNRFREALFHYSTLFDMLDNTADRECQYRLLYEQEVFGREVMNVVACEGTTRVQRPETYKQWQSRTIRAGFRQVPMYRDKLEEVKSKVKLHYHKDFLVDEDGKWMLQGWKGRVIYACSLWKPA from the coding sequence ATGTTTTTGTTTCACACttcaaaacaattattaaaattcCACATTCTCAAATTCTTTTTTTCTGTTATGGACACACTATATGTAACAGCTATGAATAACTACCCCAACAGCTATAACCACCACACAGTTCAATCGCCTTTTGACCAAACAGCTCAAGTAGCTCTCTTGAATTATAACCCGAATGACCCGATATCCGAGTTTGATCAAGGTCCGTGTCCATCGACATTTGTCGATGGAAACGGGCCTGATATTCCAGATAACTATGATTCTGTTCTTAAGTATTTGGACCAAATGCTAATGGAAGAAGATGACTTGCAACTAAAGCCATGTATGTACAACGAGTGTATGGCGTTACAAGTCGAAGCGGCTGAAAAAGCGTTGTACGACGTTCTTGTCAACAAGCAGCCCGCGGATATTCCAGATTGTTCAACTGGAACTGACAGCAGTGGAGACAGTATTGTTTCAAGGGTTCCTTGGTTTGAAAACTGTAGTTACTCCCCCGGAGAAGTCTTAACTACTCATCTCCAGGGGAGTAACTTAAACTATAGTAGAAAAAGAAGCCCGGATCAAGAAGAAGGGCGAGAGACGAAAATaacaaacattttaaatgaagaatttgatCAGCCTCAACAATATGATGAAGATCTGTTACTTTATGATCACGAACCACGAGCCAAAAAGACAAACGAATCGAAAAGAGGAAGACCACGAGGAAAGAAAAACACGAATAATCAAGAAATCATGGTTGATTTAAGAGATTTGCTAACTCAATGTGCCCAAGCAATCACAAACGCTAATCATGGTTCGGCGTGTGAAGTtttgaagaaaatcaaagagCACTGTACTCCAAATGGAGATTCTACTGAAAGATTGGCATATTATTTTGTAACAGCGATAGAAGCCCGTTTGTTAGGAACTGGCCCAGAGATTTACCGAGAGTTCAATCTAAAACAGTTTCCAGCTGCTCAGATTTTAAGAGCCCATCATTCTTTTATGATGGCTTGCCCGTTTCACCGAATGACAAATATTTTAGCAAACGGGTCAATTGGGAAACTGTCACAAGGGAAAAATAAACTTCACATTATAGATTTTGGTATCTTATATGGGTTCCAATGGCCATGTTTTATCAAGAAGTTGTCTATGAGGCCCGAAGGCCCGCCAATGCTTCAGATTACAGGCATTGACCTTCCCCAGCCGGGTTTTCGTCCAGCAGACCGGGTTGAGGAAACCGGTAGACGACTGGCAAAATACTGCAAAAGGTTTAATGTGCCTTTTCAGTATAACAGTATAGCAAAGAAATGGGAAGATATAACGATTGACGACCTGAAACTTGAAAGAAATGAGGTCACTGTGGTCAACTCAGTTAACAGGCTGCAGAATATGCTGGACGAAACCGTCATAGAGAGCAGCCCAAGAGATACAGTCTTGCAGTTAATCAGAGAGATCAACCCGGACCTGTTTGTCCTCGGGGTTCTGAATGGGACTCACAATGCACCATTCTTGCTGAACCGGTTCAGAGAGGCTCTATTCCATTACTCGACTTTATTTGACATGCTTGATAACACAGCAGATCGAGAATGTCAATATAGACTATTGTACGAACAAGAGGTGTTCGGAAGGGAAGTGATGAATGTGGTGGCATGTGAAGGGACTACTAGAGTTCAGAGACCCGAGACGTATAAGCAGTGGCAATCGAGAACCATTCGGGCCGGGTTTCGACAGGTCCCGATGTATCGGGATAAATTAGAAGAAGTGAAGAGTAAGGTTAAGTTGCATTACCATAAAGATTTCCTGGTGGATGAAGATGGTAAATGGATGTTACAAGGATGGAAAGGGAGAGTTATTTATGCATGTTCTTTATGGAAACCTGCATAA
- the LOC122609233 gene encoding scarecrow-like protein 14, which produces MAEDNTNCSNKVDFFKGADFFHGVFNYLNKMLMEEDDLATKPCMLTNSLALQATEKSFYDVLVDSNNNNNNNHYSFYSGQETKRLELQDYDAAVLCADLNNLWLDKTCSSASLINHGNARRKRRKGDVESVDLSELLTRCAAMVACSEITEANQILKTIRKHSSPNGSSSKRLAHYFANAIEARLSGNGAEVYRGFSSTTISGAQILTSYKAYIAACPFHRMSNIFANKSIWKLAIGRDKLHVVDFGILYGFQWPCIIEGLSMRPGGPPKLRITGIDFPQPGLRPAGRVEETGCRLAEYAKRFNVPFEYNSIAKNWENIAIEDLKIDPEEMLVVNSIYRMRNVLDETVVEHPPRDAVLKFIRKLKPDMFVHGVLNGAYNASYFLSRFRHAIFHFTALFDMLEATTSKSEDEDRKLIEQEVFGRDIMNAVACEGRSRVERPETYQEWDRRNSKAGFVKQPLNSGLMDEITRKVEKHYHKDFMVHEDDKWMLQGWKGKVLYALSLWTTES; this is translated from the coding sequence ATGGCTGAGGACAACACGAATTGTTCCAACAAAGTCGACTTCTTCAAAGGAGCCGATTTTTTTCATGGTGTGTTCAATTACTTGAATAAAATGTTGATGGAAGAAGACGATCTAGCAACCAAGCCTTGTATGTTGACAAACAGCTTGGCTCTCCAAGCGACCGAGAAATCGTTTTACGATGTTCTCGTAgacagtaataataataataataataatcattattccTTCTACTCTGGTCAAGAAACCAAGCGGTTAGAGTTGCAAGATTATGATGCTGCTGTCCTTTGTGCTGATTTAAACAATCTTTGGCTAGACAAGACGTGTAGTTCGGCTTCTTTGATAAATCACGGGAATGCAAGGAGAAAAAGACGAAAAGGCGACGTGGAAAGTGTGGATTTGAGCGAACTTTTAACTCGGTGTGCGGCAATGGTGGCTTGTAGTGAAATAACCGAAGCgaatcaaattttgaagacgATACGTAAACACTCGTCTCCTAATGGAAGTTCTTCGAAGAGGTTGGCTCATTATTTTGCAAATGCGATAGAGGCGCGGTTAAGTGGCAATGGAGCGGAAGTGTATCGAGGTTTTTCGTCTACAACGATATCCGGGGCTCAAATCTTGACATCTTACAAAGCGTACATCGCGGCATGTCCATTTCATAGGATGTCGAATATCTTCGCGAATAAGTCCATTTGGAAGCTTGCAATTGGGAGAGATAAACTACATGTTGTTgattttggtattttatatgGATTTCAATGGCCTTGTATTATAGAGGGTCTCTCCATGAGACCAGGTGGTCCTCCTAAGTTGAGGATCACTGGAATTGATTTTCCACAGCCTGGTCTTCGACCAGCAGGACGGGTGGAAGAAACAGGCTGTAGGTTGGCAGAGTATGCCAAGAGATTTAATGTCCCTTTTGAGTACAACTCGATTGCTAAAAATTGGGAAAATATCGCAATAGAAGATTTAAAGATCGATCCGGAGGAGATGCTCGTGGTGAATAGCATATACCGAATGAGGAATGTGCTCGACGAAACAGTAGTCGAGCATCCCCCGCGCGACGCAGTTTTGAAGTTCATCCGGAAGTTAAAACCCGACATGTTTGTGCACGGTGTATTGAATGGAGCATATAACGCGTCGTATTTTCTTTCAAGGTTTCGACACGCTATTTTCCACTTCACCGCGCTTTTTGACATGCTTGAGGCAACGACGTCCAAGAGTGAAGACGAGGACCGAAAGTTGATTGAGCAAGAGGTGTTCGGGAGGGACATCATGAACGCGGTGGCGTGTGAAGGAAGGAGTCGGGTCGAGAGGCCGGAAACCTACCAGGAATGGGATCGCAGGAATTCGAAAGCCGGGTTTGTAAAACAACCGTTAAACTCGGGTCTTATGGATGAAATAACGAGAAAAGTAGAGAAACACTACCATAAAGATTTTATGGTGCATGAAGATGATAAATGGATGTTACAAGGTTGGAAGGGGAAAGTTCTCTACGCACTTTCCTTATGGACTACCGAAAGTTGa